A region of Streptomyces paludis DNA encodes the following proteins:
- a CDS encoding VOC family protein, whose product MSVQLNHTIVHARDNRESADFLAHIMDLEAGEQAGPFIPVELSNGVTLDYATIPAESITMQHYAFLVTEAEFDGIFQRIQDAGIGFWADPHQKHPGEINHNDGGRGIYFLDPAGHALEAITRPYGGFPS is encoded by the coding sequence GTGTCTGTTCAGTTGAATCACACCATCGTCCACGCCAGGGACAACCGGGAATCCGCGGATTTCCTGGCGCACATCATGGACCTCGAAGCCGGTGAGCAAGCGGGTCCGTTCATCCCCGTCGAGCTGAGCAACGGGGTCACCCTCGACTACGCGACCATCCCCGCCGAGTCGATCACCATGCAGCACTACGCCTTCCTGGTCACCGAGGCGGAGTTCGACGGGATCTTCCAGCGGATCCAGGACGCCGGGATCGGCTTCTGGGCCGATCCGCACCAGAAGCACCCCGGCGAGATCAACCACAACGACGGCGGCCGGGGAATCTACTTCCTCGACCCGGCGGGCCACGCCCTGGAGGCGATCACCCGGCCGTACGGCGGCTTCCCGAGCTAG
- a CDS encoding DMT family protein gives MICALGAAVCFGTASVLQAVATRTAEPGTGSGVDPALLLRALRQWRYGAGLALDGLGFALQIVALRSLPIYAVGAALAASLAVTAVVAARLLAVRLSGAEWGAVAVVCGGLALLGLASGPEGHRAGPAALGWVMLAVAGAVLLAGAAAGRLPDRPRALVLGLGSGFGFGVVEVSVRLIDGPDPANPALYALLLGGGAAFLLLTSALQRGSVTTATAGMVLGETIGPALVGVVWLGDRTRDGLEWLAVAGFAVAVAGALALARFGEPPTAGEAAGDTPGKTAGGAP, from the coding sequence ATGATCTGCGCACTTGGCGCCGCGGTCTGTTTCGGCACCGCCTCCGTCCTCCAGGCCGTCGCCACCCGCACCGCCGAGCCGGGGACGGGGTCCGGGGTGGATCCGGCGCTGTTGCTGCGCGCGCTGCGGCAGTGGCGGTACGGGGCCGGGCTGGCGCTGGACGGGCTGGGGTTCGCCCTCCAGATCGTCGCGCTGCGCTCGCTGCCGATCTACGCGGTGGGCGCGGCGCTGGCGGCGAGTCTGGCGGTGACGGCGGTGGTGGCGGCGCGGCTGCTGGCGGTGCGGCTCAGCGGCGCCGAGTGGGGCGCGGTGGCGGTGGTGTGCGGAGGGCTCGCGCTGCTGGGGCTGGCGTCGGGGCCGGAGGGCCACCGCGCGGGGCCGGCGGCGCTGGGCTGGGTGATGCTGGCGGTGGCGGGCGCGGTGCTGCTGGCCGGTGCGGCGGCGGGCCGGCTCCCCGACCGGCCGCGCGCGCTGGTGCTGGGCCTGGGGTCCGGGTTCGGCTTCGGGGTCGTGGAGGTCTCGGTCCGGCTCATCGACGGGCCGGATCCGGCCAATCCGGCGCTCTACGCGCTGCTGCTGGGCGGGGGCGCGGCGTTCCTGCTGCTGACCTCGGCGCTCCAGCGGGGCTCGGTCACGACGGCGACGGCGGGCATGGTCCTCGGCGAGACGATCGGCCCGGCGCTGGTCGGCGTGGTCTGGCTGGGTGACCGTACGCGCGACGGCCTGGAGTGGCTGGCGGTGGCGGGCTTCGCGGTCGCGGTGGCCGGGGCGCTGGCGCTGGCGCGGTTCGGCGAACCGCCGACAGCCGGGGAGGCGGCCGGGGACACGCCAGGGAAGACGGCCGGGGGCGCGCCGTAA
- the rocD gene encoding ornithine--oxo-acid transaminase, whose protein sequence is MAPPRTPAAPPPAATARAIAAVEAHSAHNYHPLPVVVASAEGAWMTDIEGRRFLDLLAGYSALNFGHGNRRLIDAAKAQLDRVTLTSRAFHHDRFAEFCARLAELCGMEMVLPMNTGAEAVETAVKTARKWGYRVKGVPDGMAKIVVAADNFHGRTTTIVSFATDPEARADFGPYTPGFEIVPYGDLTALDAALTENAVAVLLEPVQGEAGVRVPPAGYLAGVRRLTRERNVLFVADEIQSGLGRTGKTFACEHEDVVPDMYVLGKALGGGVVPVSAVVSSAAVLGVFRPGEHGSTFGGNPLACAVALEVLAMLRTGEFQRRAAELGDHLHRELGRLRETGAVEEVRGRGLWAGVDIAPSRGTGREISERLMERGVLVKDTHGATIRIAPPLVISKGDLDWGLEQLRAVLAD, encoded by the coding sequence GTGGCACCCCCGCGAACACCGGCCGCGCCGCCTCCGGCGGCCACCGCACGCGCCATCGCCGCGGTGGAGGCCCACAGCGCGCACAACTACCACCCGCTCCCCGTCGTCGTCGCCTCCGCCGAAGGCGCGTGGATGACCGATATCGAGGGGCGCCGTTTCCTCGATCTGCTCGCCGGGTATTCGGCGCTCAATTTCGGCCATGGCAACCGGCGGCTGATCGACGCGGCGAAGGCCCAGCTGGACCGGGTGACGCTCACCTCCCGCGCGTTCCACCACGACCGGTTCGCCGAGTTCTGCGCGCGGCTGGCCGAGCTGTGCGGCATGGAGATGGTCCTGCCGATGAACACGGGCGCGGAGGCGGTGGAGACGGCCGTCAAGACGGCCAGGAAGTGGGGTTACCGGGTCAAGGGCGTGCCGGACGGCATGGCAAAGATCGTGGTCGCGGCGGACAACTTCCACGGCCGTACGACGACGATCGTCAGCTTCGCGACGGACCCGGAGGCACGGGCGGACTTCGGCCCGTACACCCCCGGCTTCGAGATCGTGCCGTACGGCGACCTCACGGCCCTGGACGCGGCGCTGACGGAGAACGCCGTGGCCGTGCTGCTGGAGCCGGTCCAGGGCGAGGCCGGGGTACGGGTCCCGCCGGCCGGCTATCTGGCCGGGGTACGGCGGCTGACCCGCGAGCGGAACGTGCTCTTCGTGGCGGACGAGATCCAGTCGGGCCTGGGCCGTACGGGGAAGACGTTCGCCTGCGAGCACGAGGACGTCGTCCCGGACATGTACGTCCTCGGGAAGGCGCTGGGCGGCGGGGTGGTGCCGGTCTCGGCGGTGGTCTCCTCGGCGGCCGTCCTCGGCGTGTTCCGCCCGGGCGAGCACGGCTCGACCTTCGGCGGCAATCCGCTGGCCTGCGCGGTGGCGCTGGAGGTGCTGGCGATGCTGCGGACGGGCGAGTTCCAGCGGCGCGCCGCCGAGCTGGGCGACCATCTCCACCGCGAGCTGGGCCGGCTCCGGGAGACGGGCGCCGTCGAGGAGGTGCGGGGGCGCGGTCTGTGGGCGGGCGTGGACATCGCGCCGTCGCGGGGCACGGGCCGGGAGATCTCGGAGCGGCTGATGGAGCGGGGGGTGCTGGTGAAGGACACCCACGGCGCCACGATCCGGATCGCGCCGCCGCTGGTGATCAGCAAGGGGGACCTGGACTGGGGGCTGGAGCAGCTGCGGGCGGTACTGGCGGACTGA
- the trpS gene encoding tryptophan--tRNA ligase: protein MASALPRALSGIQPTAGSFHLGNYLGAVRQYVALQETHDAFYMVVDLHAITVPQDPAELRANTRLAVAQLLAAGLDPHRCTLFVQSHVPEHAQLGWVMNCITGFGEASRMTQFKDKSAKQGTDRATVGLFTYPILQVADILLYQADAVPVGEDQRQHIELTRDLAERFNGRFGETFTVPAPYIVKEVAKIYDLQDPASKMSKSASTPKGLINLLDEPKVTAKKIKSAVTDTGTEIRFDAAEKPGVSNLLTILSTLSGTSIPDLERGYEGKGYGALKTDLAEVMVDFVTPFRTRTQEYLDDPETLDALLAAGAEKARAVAAETLAQTYDRIGFLPAKH, encoded by the coding sequence ATGGCCTCTGCTCTTCCCCGCGCGCTCTCCGGGATCCAGCCCACCGCAGGCTCGTTCCACCTCGGGAACTACCTCGGTGCGGTGCGCCAGTACGTGGCGCTCCAGGAGACCCACGACGCCTTCTACATGGTCGTGGACCTGCACGCGATCACCGTTCCGCAGGACCCCGCCGAGCTGCGCGCCAACACGCGGCTCGCCGTGGCGCAGCTGCTCGCCGCCGGGCTCGACCCGCACCGCTGCACGCTGTTCGTGCAGAGCCATGTGCCCGAGCACGCCCAGCTCGGCTGGGTCATGAACTGCATCACGGGCTTCGGTGAGGCGTCCCGGATGACGCAGTTCAAGGACAAGTCCGCCAAGCAGGGCACGGACCGCGCCACGGTCGGGCTGTTCACGTACCCGATCCTCCAGGTCGCGGACATCCTGCTCTACCAGGCCGACGCCGTCCCGGTCGGTGAGGACCAGCGCCAGCACATCGAGCTGACCCGCGATCTCGCCGAGCGCTTCAACGGCCGCTTCGGGGAGACGTTCACGGTCCCGGCGCCGTACATCGTCAAGGAGGTCGCGAAGATCTACGACCTCCAGGACCCGGCGAGCAAGATGAGCAAGTCGGCGTCCACGCCCAAGGGCCTGATCAATCTGCTGGACGAGCCGAAGGTCACCGCGAAGAAGATCAAGAGCGCGGTCACCGACACCGGCACGGAGATCCGCTTCGACGCGGCGGAGAAGCCCGGCGTCTCCAACCTCCTTACCATCCTCTCCACCCTCTCGGGGACCTCCATCCCCGATCTGGAACGTGGGTACGAGGGCAAGGGCTACGGTGCCCTGAAGACGGACCTGGCCGAGGTGATGGTCGACTTCGTCACCCCGTTCAGGACGCGTACGCAGGAGTATCTGGACGACCCGGAGACCCTGGACGCGCTCCTGGCCGCGGGGGCGGAGAAGGCCCGCGCCGTCGCCGCCGAGACGCTCGCCCAGACCTACGACCGGATCGGCTTCCTGCCCGCCAAACACTGA
- a CDS encoding 2'-5' RNA ligase family protein — translation MGTVTLGVSIAVPEPYGSLIQERRAGFGDPAAHSIPTHVTLLPPTEVDASALPAIEAHLATVAAAGRPFPMRLSGTGTFRPLSPVVYIQVVEGTSACAWLQQRVRDASGPLVRDLQFPYHPHVTVAHGIAEEAMDRAYEELSEYAAEWSCASFALYQQGTDGVWRKLHEYAFGGGGETTSLPSQSTPADRPSVHP, via the coding sequence GTGGGGACCGTAACGCTTGGCGTTTCGATCGCGGTCCCGGAGCCGTACGGCAGCCTCATCCAGGAGCGGCGTGCGGGCTTCGGCGATCCCGCCGCGCACAGCATCCCCACCCATGTCACGCTGCTGCCGCCCACCGAGGTCGACGCGTCGGCCCTGCCCGCGATCGAGGCGCATCTCGCCACGGTCGCCGCGGCGGGCCGGCCGTTCCCGATGCGCCTCTCCGGCACCGGTACGTTCCGCCCGCTCTCGCCGGTGGTCTACATCCAGGTCGTGGAGGGCACCTCGGCCTGCGCCTGGCTCCAGCAGCGGGTCCGGGACGCGTCGGGGCCGCTCGTACGGGACTTGCAGTTTCCGTACCACCCGCATGTGACCGTCGCGCACGGCATCGCCGAGGAGGCGATGGACCGGGCGTACGAGGAGCTGTCGGAGTACGCGGCGGAGTGGAGCTGCGCCTCCTTCGCGCTGTACCAGCAGGGCACGGACGGTGTGTGGCGCAAGCTGCACGAGTACGCGTTCGGCGGCGGCGGGGAGACCACATCGCTGCCCTCCCAGTCCACCCCGGCCGACCGGCCCTCGGTGCACCCCTGA
- a CDS encoding decaprenylphospho-beta-D-erythro-pentofuranosid-2-ulose 2-reductase translates to MKDAFGTPQSLLILGGTSEIGLATARRLIARRTRTVWLAGRPSPALETAAERLRALGPAGQDRVDVRTVAFDALDPGTHEEVLGKVFAEGDIDLVLVAFGILGDQAHDEAEPLAAVRVAQTNYTGAVSAGLVCAGALQSQGHGSLVVLSSVAGERARRADFIYGSSKAGLDAFTQGLGDAMHGTGVHVMVVRPGFVRTRRTAGRPETAPVAVSVTTPEAVAVAIELGLRRRSETVWVPGALRVVMAGLRHLPRPLFRRLPV, encoded by the coding sequence GTGAAGGACGCCTTCGGCACCCCGCAGTCCCTGCTGATCCTCGGCGGGACGTCGGAGATCGGGCTGGCCACCGCGCGCCGGCTGATCGCCCGCCGCACCCGTACGGTCTGGCTGGCCGGACGCCCCTCGCCCGCCCTGGAGACCGCCGCCGAGCGGCTGCGGGCGCTGGGCCCGGCCGGCCAGGACCGCGTGGACGTCCGTACGGTCGCGTTCGACGCCCTGGACCCCGGCACGCACGAGGAGGTGCTCGGGAAGGTCTTCGCGGAGGGCGACATCGACCTCGTGCTCGTCGCCTTCGGCATCCTCGGCGACCAGGCGCACGACGAGGCGGAGCCGCTCGCGGCCGTACGGGTGGCGCAGACGAACTACACCGGCGCGGTCTCGGCGGGCCTGGTGTGCGCGGGCGCGCTCCAGTCGCAGGGGCACGGCTCGCTGGTGGTGCTCTCGTCGGTGGCGGGCGAACGGGCGCGGCGCGCGGACTTCATCTACGGATCGAGCAAGGCGGGCCTCGACGCGTTCACCCAGGGCCTCGGGGACGCGATGCACGGCACGGGGGTGCATGTCATGGTCGTACGGCCGGGTTTCGTACGGACGCGGCGGACGGCGGGCCGCCCGGAGACGGCGCCGGTCGCGGTCTCGGTCACGACGCCGGAGGCCGTGGCGGTCGCCATCGAGCTGGGGCTGCGGCGGCGCTCGGAGACGGTGTGGGTGCCGGGGGCGCTGCGGGTGGTGATGGCGGGGCTGCGGCATCTGCCGCGCCCGCTCTTCCGCAGACTGCCGGTCTGA
- a CDS encoding FAD-binding oxidoreductase, producing MSVDTAEHGYYDEDSVVSLTGLGRTSPTTALLLRPRSPDEAAAAVRAGGERGLIARGLGRSCGDAAQNAGGAVLDMTGLDRIRALDVTTGVVVCEAGLSLRRLLEVLLPLGWCLPVTPVTGGYGVTVGGAIGADVEGANHPAAGSFSAHVSALELLTADGERRTALPGTPLFDATAGGLGLTGVILSATLRLRRVATSLMIVDTERATDLDDLFARLAAADPRPYPAAPESDPGPEQPRGYAVAWLDPLARGAELGRAVLVRGEHAPLSALPARARRRPLLFRPGPRDGLSALVPPPGLPGRAAAGLLNGVWYRTAPRLRSGELRRLPVFGRPPGDAVPWHRLPGPGRGGFVRYRFTVGYGREETLRRIVERLARHGCPSFPAALTRFGAAGSGWLSFPAPGWSLTVELPADPGSLGPLLDALDEEVVADGGRVCLAQDARIRPERLAAMYPRLAEFRALRAELDPRSVFTSDLSRRLRL from the coding sequence ATGTCAGTCGACACCGCCGAGCACGGCTATTACGACGAGGACTCCGTCGTCTCCCTCACGGGCCTGGGGCGCACCTCCCCCACGACCGCCCTGCTGCTGCGCCCCCGCTCCCCCGACGAGGCCGCCGCGGCCGTCCGGGCCGGCGGGGAGCGTGGCCTCATCGCCCGCGGGCTCGGCCGGAGCTGCGGCGACGCGGCACAGAACGCCGGTGGCGCGGTCCTCGACATGACGGGGCTCGACCGAATCCGCGCGCTCGACGTCACCACGGGCGTCGTGGTGTGCGAGGCCGGGCTGAGTCTGCGCCGGCTGCTGGAGGTGCTGCTGCCGCTGGGCTGGTGCCTGCCGGTGACCCCGGTGACCGGGGGGTACGGGGTGACGGTCGGCGGCGCGATCGGCGCGGACGTCGAGGGCGCGAACCATCCGGCGGCGGGGTCGTTCTCCGCCCATGTGTCGGCGCTGGAGCTGCTCACGGCGGACGGCGAGCGGCGGACGGCGCTGCCCGGCACCCCGCTCTTCGACGCGACGGCGGGCGGTCTCGGGCTGACCGGGGTGATCCTCTCGGCGACACTGCGGCTGCGGCGCGTGGCGACCTCGCTGATGATCGTCGACACGGAGCGGGCGACGGATCTCGACGACCTGTTCGCGCGACTGGCGGCGGCGGACCCGCGCCCGTACCCGGCGGCGCCCGAGTCCGACCCCGGCCCGGAGCAGCCGCGCGGCTACGCGGTCGCCTGGCTGGATCCGCTGGCGCGCGGGGCGGAGCTGGGGCGCGCGGTCCTCGTACGCGGGGAGCACGCGCCGCTCAGCGCCCTGCCCGCGCGCGCCCGGCGGCGCCCGCTGCTCTTCCGGCCGGGGCCCCGGGACGGCCTCTCCGCGCTCGTACCGCCGCCGGGACTGCCGGGGCGGGCGGCGGCCGGGCTGCTCAACGGCGTCTGGTACCGGACGGCGCCCCGGCTGCGCAGCGGTGAGCTGCGGCGCCTCCCGGTGTTCGGCCGGCCGCCCGGGGACGCGGTGCCCTGGCACCGGCTGCCGGGGCCGGGGCGCGGCGGCTTCGTCCGCTACCGCTTCACCGTCGGATACGGCCGGGAGGAGACCCTGCGCCGGATCGTGGAGCGCCTCGCGCGGCACGGCTGTCCGTCCTTCCCCGCCGCGCTCACCCGCTTCGGCGCGGCCGGGTCGGGGTGGCTGTCCTTCCCGGCGCCCGGCTGGTCGCTGACGGTCGAGCTGCCGGCCGACCCGGGCAGCCTGGGGCCGCTGCTCGACGCGCTGGACGAGGAGGTCGTGGCGGACGGGGGCCGGGTCTGTCTGGCGCAGGACGCCCGGATCAGGCCGGAGCGGCTGGCCGCGATGTATCCGCGGCTGGCGGAGTTCCGGGCGCTGCGGGCCGAGCTGGATCCGCGGTCGGTGTTCACGTCGGACCTGTCGCGGCGGCTGCGCCTGTAG
- a CDS encoding YihY/virulence factor BrkB family protein — protein MDWLRKLPVIGPLVARLMRTHAWQAYERLDRVHWSRLAAAITFLSFLSLFPLITVAAAVGAALLSKDQLDRAQHSIEKQVPGISDQLDLNSLVTNAGTIGVVAGAVLLFTGIGWIGSMRECLRAVWELDDGEQGNPIVLKGKDGLVLIGLGAVGLASLAASGLGSTAVGWTAERLGIEGGGAGGVLLRIAALVVAVGADFLLLLYVLTLLPRVHPPRRRLMVAALIGAVGFEALKLLLGGYMKGVAGKSMYGAFGVPVALLLWINFTAKLLLFCAAWTATRKAAASAEETEATDDVTDARGDGPGRAAASAG, from the coding sequence ATGGACTGGCTGAGAAAACTCCCCGTCATCGGCCCGCTCGTGGCCAGGCTGATGCGGACGCACGCCTGGCAGGCGTACGAGCGGCTCGACCGGGTCCACTGGTCGCGGCTCGCCGCCGCGATCACCTTCCTCAGCTTTCTCTCGCTCTTCCCGCTCATCACGGTCGCCGCCGCCGTCGGGGCCGCGCTGCTCAGCAAGGACCAGCTCGACCGGGCGCAGCACAGCATCGAGAAGCAGGTCCCCGGTATCTCCGACCAGCTCGATCTCAACTCCCTCGTCACCAACGCCGGCACCATCGGGGTGGTCGCCGGGGCGGTGCTGCTCTTCACCGGGATCGGCTGGATCGGCTCGATGCGCGAGTGTCTGCGGGCCGTCTGGGAACTGGACGACGGGGAACAGGGCAACCCGATCGTCCTCAAGGGCAAGGACGGCCTGGTCCTCATCGGCCTCGGTGCCGTCGGGCTCGCCTCACTGGCCGCCTCGGGGCTCGGCTCCACGGCCGTCGGCTGGACCGCCGAGCGGCTCGGCATCGAGGGGGGCGGCGCGGGCGGCGTACTCCTGCGGATCGCGGCGCTCGTGGTGGCGGTCGGCGCGGACTTCCTGCTGCTCCTGTACGTGCTGACGCTGCTGCCGCGCGTCCACCCGCCGCGCCGCCGGCTGATGGTCGCCGCGCTGATCGGGGCTGTCGGCTTCGAGGCGCTGAAGCTGCTGCTCGGCGGCTATATGAAGGGCGTGGCGGGCAAGAGCATGTACGGCGCGTTCGGGGTGCCGGTGGCGCTGCTGCTGTGGATCAACTTCACGGCGAAGCTGCTGCTGTTCTGCGCGGCCTGGACGGCGACGCGGAAGGCGGCGGCTTCGGCCGAGGAGACCGAAGCCACCGACGACGTCACGGACGCGCGCGGCGACGGACCAGGTCGGGCAGCGGCCAGCGCCGGTTGA
- a CDS encoding D-alanyl-D-alanine carboxypeptidase family protein, translating to MPALNKTVLTVLAAALLPALTAVPAAALPAAPAAPAASVPLYARADGADTKQPKPPASMSTLGGEKLGLAGTQVNMAAGVPVLPKKLSGRSWIVADAEHGDVLASHNAHWRLPPASTLKMLFADTLLPRMPKTESYKVAPADLQGMGAGSSLVGVKENLTYTVNDLWLGVFLKSGNDAVHVLSAMNGGIDKTVRDMQKHAENLQALDTHVVSPDGYDEKGQVSSAYDLTLFARSGLQKKDFREYAATATAKFPGEKKKGKKRETFEIQNTNRLLTGANGVAQYQGIAGVKNGSTTHAGTTFTGVAERNGKKLLVTVMNPSSTEPHAVYQETARLLDWGFAAVGKVKPVGELVPPKNAVSDAGSPSPTPVSDESAPATAPAEAVATANSGGSSGVGIALAVAGGVLIALAGAVFLVNRRWPLPDLVRRRARP from the coding sequence GTGCCCGCTCTGAATAAGACCGTCCTGACGGTCCTCGCCGCCGCGCTGCTGCCCGCTCTGACCGCCGTGCCCGCCGCGGCCCTCCCGGCCGCGCCGGCCGCCCCGGCCGCCTCCGTACCGCTGTACGCCAGGGCCGACGGCGCCGACACGAAGCAGCCGAAGCCGCCCGCCTCGATGTCCACACTCGGCGGAGAGAAACTGGGGCTCGCGGGTACGCAGGTGAACATGGCGGCGGGCGTGCCGGTGCTGCCCAAGAAGCTCAGCGGGCGGTCGTGGATCGTCGCGGACGCGGAGCACGGCGATGTGCTGGCCTCCCACAACGCCCACTGGCGGCTGCCCCCCGCGTCCACGCTCAAGATGCTCTTCGCGGACACGCTGCTGCCCCGGATGCCCAAGACCGAGTCGTACAAGGTGGCGCCGGCCGATCTCCAGGGCATGGGCGCGGGCAGCAGCCTCGTGGGCGTCAAGGAGAACCTCACCTACACGGTCAACGATCTGTGGCTGGGCGTGTTCCTCAAGTCCGGGAACGACGCCGTGCATGTGCTCTCCGCGATGAACGGCGGCATCGACAAGACCGTCCGCGACATGCAGAAGCACGCCGAGAACCTCCAGGCGCTGGACACCCATGTGGTCTCGCCGGACGGGTACGACGAGAAGGGCCAGGTCTCCAGCGCGTACGACCTCACCCTCTTCGCCCGCTCGGGGCTCCAGAAGAAGGACTTCCGGGAGTACGCGGCGACGGCGACGGCCAAGTTCCCCGGCGAGAAGAAGAAGGGCAAGAAGCGCGAGACCTTCGAGATCCAGAACACCAACCGGCTGCTGACGGGCGCCAACGGGGTCGCGCAGTACCAGGGCATCGCGGGCGTGAAGAACGGCAGCACCACCCACGCCGGTACGACGTTCACCGGCGTCGCTGAGCGGAACGGCAAGAAGCTGCTGGTCACCGTGATGAATCCGTCCTCCACCGAGCCGCACGCGGTGTACCAGGAGACGGCGCGGCTGCTGGACTGGGGCTTCGCGGCGGTCGGGAAGGTCAAGCCGGTCGGTGAGCTGGTGCCGCCGAAGAACGCCGTGTCGGACGCCGGTTCGCCGAGCCCCACGCCGGTGAGCGACGAGTCGGCGCCGGCCACCGCGCCCGCCGAGGCGGTCGCGACCGCGAACAGCGGCGGATCGAGCGGGGTGGGGATCGCGCTGGCGGTGGCGGGCGGGGTGCTGATCGCGCTGGCGGGTGCGGTGTTCCTGGTCAACCGGCGCTGGCCGCTGCCCGACCTGGTCCGTCGCCGCGCGCGTCCGTGA
- a CDS encoding SCO4848 family membrane protein, with amino-acid sequence MKLSRPVSWFLLAFGLWSWGIWVTFVKNLWQDGSGLAFDDAGDPTAYFWVHLTLAIVSFLLGTAIGVIGFRGVRALREHNKDQQD; translated from the coding sequence ATGAAGCTCAGCCGCCCCGTGTCCTGGTTCCTGCTGGCCTTTGGCCTCTGGTCTTGGGGCATCTGGGTCACCTTCGTCAAGAACTTGTGGCAGGACGGCAGCGGACTCGCCTTCGACGACGCCGGAGATCCGACGGCGTACTTCTGGGTGCATCTGACCCTCGCCATCGTGTCCTTTCTTCTGGGGACGGCCATCGGCGTCATCGGGTTCCGGGGCGTACGCGCGCTCCGCGAACACAATAAAGATCAACAGGATTGA
- a CDS encoding metallophosphoesterase: MRDLLVVVVVVLLALAVVALLTVAHWYLWRRLVRDTTAPGGLARKAGTVAAVVLPLLSVLALTARGWAPFWLQQIVAWPGYLWLAVLLYLLLALLVGEAVRPLFRMLPQRRPKGEPDGATESVRADERAPVTTPEGPSEAAAAAEAEAEAGAAATSAPTSSEPAPATSPEPAPATASASAPVTPKSAPSSASVLAPSRRLFVSRVVGGAAATAALATVGYGTYGVLRGPRVKRVTVPLAKLARAAHGFRIAVVSDIHLGPVLGRAHSQRIVDAINSTQPDLIAVVGDMVDGSVKDLGPAAEPLAGLEAKHGAFFVTGNHEYISGAAEWVDHVRELGLRPLENERVELDGFDLAGVNDIAGESEGLGPDFGKALGDRDTTRASVLLAHQPVVIHDAVRHGVDLQLSGHTHGGQLWPGSLLAGLANPTVAGLERYEDTQLYVSRGAGAWGPPVRVGAPSDITLVQLASRQA, encoded by the coding sequence TTGAGGGACTTGCTCGTGGTGGTCGTCGTCGTTCTGCTGGCACTCGCGGTGGTCGCGCTGCTGACCGTGGCGCACTGGTATCTGTGGCGGCGCCTCGTACGCGACACCACGGCGCCGGGGGGCCTCGCCCGTAAGGCGGGGACGGTCGCCGCGGTGGTGCTGCCTTTACTGTCCGTCCTGGCGCTCACCGCGCGTGGCTGGGCGCCCTTCTGGTTGCAGCAGATAGTGGCCTGGCCGGGGTATCTGTGGCTGGCGGTGCTGCTGTATCTGCTGCTGGCACTGCTGGTCGGGGAGGCCGTACGGCCCCTGTTCAGGATGTTGCCGCAGCGGCGGCCGAAGGGCGAGCCGGACGGGGCGACGGAGTCTGTACGGGCCGATGAGCGCGCCCCGGTGACCACTCCCGAGGGGCCTTCGGAGGCAGCGGCAGCGGCGGAGGCGGAGGCGGAAGCCGGAGCAGCGGCCACGTCCGCGCCGACGTCTTCGGAGCCGGCGCCCGCGACGTCTCCGGAGCCGGCGCCCGCGACCGCCTCGGCCTCCGCCCCCGTCACACCGAAGTCCGCGCCGTCCTCCGCGTCCGTACTCGCGCCCTCCCGGCGGCTCTTCGTCTCCCGCGTCGTCGGCGGCGCCGCCGCGACCGCCGCGCTCGCCACGGTCGGCTACGGCACGTACGGCGTGCTGCGCGGCCCCCGCGTCAAGCGCGTCACGGTGCCGCTCGCCAAGCTGGCGCGCGCCGCGCACGGGTTCCGTATCGCCGTCGTCAGCGACATCCACCTCGGCCCGGTCCTGGGCCGCGCCCACTCCCAGCGCATCGTCGACGCGATCAACTCGACCCAGCCCGACCTGATCGCGGTCGTCGGGGACATGGTCGACGGCAGCGTCAAGGACCTGGGGCCGGCCGCCGAGCCGCTCGCCGGGCTCGAAGCGAAGCACGGGGCGTTCTTCGTCACCGGCAACCACGAGTACATCTCCGGCGCGGCCGAATGGGTCGACCACGTCCGCGAACTGGGGCTGCGGCCCCTGGAGAACGAACGCGTCGAGCTCGACGGCTTCGACCTCGCCGGGGTCAACGACATCGCGGGCGAGAGCGAGGGCCTCGGGCCCGACTTCGGCAAGGCCCTCGGCGACCGCGACACAACCAGGGCGTCCGTGCTCCTCGCCCACCAGCCCGTCGTCATCCACGACGCCGTACGCCACGGCGTCGACCTCCAGCTCTCCGGCCACACCCACGGCGGCCAGCTCTGGCCCGGCAGCCTCCTCGCCGGACTCGCCAACCCCACCGTCGCGGGTCTGGAGCGGTACGAGGACACCCAGCTCTACGTCTCGCGCGGGGCCGGTGCCTGGGGGCCGCCCGTACGTGTCGGCGCGCCGTCGGACATCACCCTCGTACAACTGGCCTCGCGCCAGGCTTGA